One segment of Phragmites australis chromosome 13, lpPhrAust1.1, whole genome shotgun sequence DNA contains the following:
- the LOC133887768 gene encoding uncharacterized protein LOC133887768 isoform X1, which translates to MMDGRRRRGGSPDLSYVDSAGIVRNRSVILGTIHGYYKEALDALPLEDMSELAPRLLDAGVCFGFADTITNIIANTLCFLPDKDGEPEPDGAKKRKRKMMTKTKASAIAREEVLSEIVAGDVPSPPEARTIAERSLEGLITFLTSYFYYLPTWDALRYLCLANADLLVAVRLIELDRCYHNKDEFHIRSYAVKTALKYAALSARQPNVDDFCTSSFSLASHLKLITQTVLPNRSCRLSTEQIYWLSGTLKKPLKLKKSGNPMVLADERVHNCHSHASGEKVPGGLTISLRVVLLDRIHAQYLKAVSRLPMQDVRVRYHRGLVNAGYCYGPFNPVSNIIVNTIWCSTAFPASEEFEVDMICTSTFVRVESRSLSGLIKLLLACIPEISEHEAMVYLLKNNLKVRKAIRMARMEGCDISSWDVSAYKAAADASFHPELEAYVEFATQSLPLVQSAVKSLLQASNSLSSSKVLQLSMLLSPSNCNPAKPLEATIELSNDALEMFTRFKENFISQQTFFRRKVEAALRNKGYFYELRVICVANERVGRQKSFLDFKCPYSHVNFLASPKVGTGLKLFFAEFGNDDDDDDQSSCCIVSNKSIHIRCCYCEYEGTRIVHPVENYCGGDVDFAKMARGEHDITNARIISGGKLAISRVGMCGEDYIYFDPTRDIKLIQGMNQTASTANASWSDIERIAQTYVF; encoded by the exons ATGATGGACGGCcgacggcggcgcggcggaAGCCCGGACCTTTCCTACGTAGATTCGGCGGGCATCGTCCGCAACAGATCCGTGATTCTGGGCACCATCCACGGCTACTACAAGGAGGCGCTCGATGCGCTGCCGCTGGAGGACATGTCGGAGCTTGCCCCGCGCCTCCTCGACGCTGGCGTCTGCTTCGGCTTCGCCGACACTATCACCAACATTATCGCCAACACCCTCTGCTTCCTCCCCGACAAGGATGGCGAGCCTGAGCCCGACGGCGCAAAGAAGCGCAAGCGGAAGATGATGACGAAGACCAAGGCGTCAGCGATAGCGAGGGAGGAGGTCCTCTCCGAGATCGTCGCCGGCGACGTCCCCTCCCCTCCGGAGGCACGAACCATCGCAGAGCGATCGCTGGAGGGCCTGATCACCTTCCTGACATCTTATTTCTACTACCTCCCCACCTGGGATGCGCTGCGCTACTTGTGCCTGGCCAACGCCGACCTCCTCGTCGCAGTCCGCCTCATCGAGCTCGACCGCTGCTACCACAACAAGGATGAATTCCACATCCGCTCATACGCGGTCAAGACTGCTCTCAAATACGCAGCATTGTCGGCAAGGCAGCCCAATGTCGACGACTTCTGCACCAGTTCGTTTTCGCTAGCGTCTCATCTCAAATTGATCACCCAGACTGTGCTACCAAATCGCAGCTGCCGACTCTCCACTGAACAAATCTACTGGTTGTCCGGAACGCTGAAGAAGCCGCTCAAGCTTAAGAAGTCGGGCAACCCAATGGTTCTTGCTGATGAACGGGTTCATAACTGCCACAGCCATGCAAGCGGCGAGAAGGTGCCGGGTGGGCTCACAATATCGCTCCGGGTTGTTCTTCTGGACAGAATTCATGCTCAGTATCTCAAAGCAGTTTCTCGGCTACCCATGCAAGATGTTCGGGTTCGTTACCACCGCGGCCTCGTCAACGCCGGTTACTGCTATGGTCCGTTCAATCCTGTGTCCAACATCATTGTCAACACCATCTGGTGCAGCACTGCCTTCCCTGCTTCGGAAGAATTTGAGGTGGATATGATCTGCACCTCGACCTTTGTACGTGTGGAGTCTCGGTCCCTTAGTGGCCTCATCAAGCTGTTGCTTGCATGCATTCCTGAGATATCCGAGCACGAGGCTATGGTTTATTTGCTAAAGAATAATCTTAAAGTCCGCAAAGCAATCCGGATGGCAAGAATGGAAGGTTGTGATATATCCAGCTGGGATGTTAGTGCCTACAAGGCTGCAGCGGATGCATCGTTTCATCCTGAACTTGAAGCTTATGTAGAGTTTGCCACGCAATCCCTACCTTTGGTGCAGTCTGCTGTCAAGTCACTGCTGCAAGCTTCTAACTCACTTTCCTCCAGCAAGGTTCTTCAACTTTCCATGCTACTGTCTCCTTCAAATTGCAACCCTGCTAAACCTTTGGAAGCAACTATTGAGCTGTCTAACGATGCATTGGAGATGTTCACGAGGTTCAAGGAAAATTTTATCAGTCAACAGACTTTCTTTCGCAGAAAGGTTGAAGCTGCATTGAGGAACAAG GGATATTTCTATGAACTTCGTGTTATCTGTGTTGCAAATGAGCGTGTAGGCCGCCAAAAAAGCTTCCTGGACTTCAAATGTCCATATTCACATGTAAACTTCTTGGCAAGCCCAAAAGTTGGAACCGGTCTTAAGTTATTTTTTGCTGAGTTCggtaatgatgatgatgatgatgatcagtCCTCTTGCTGCATTGTGTCAAACAAATCAATACACA TTCGTTGCTGTTATTGTGAGTATGAAGGGACCAGGATTGTGCATCCGGTTGAGAACTACTGCGGCGGTGACGTGGACTTTGCGAAAATGGCTCGCGGCGAGCATGATATCACCAATGCAAGGATCATCAGTGGTGGAAAGTTGGCAATCAGTAGAGTAGGCATGTGCGGTGAGGATTATATCTATTTTGATCCTACCCGAGACATTAAGCTCATCCAAGGCATGAACCAAACTGCTTCGACGGCGAATGCAAGCTGGAGTGACATCGAGAGGATAGCTCAGACATATGTATTCTGA
- the LOC133889832 gene encoding pentatricopeptide repeat-containing protein At2g35130-like — MRGRGWKYGSGFVDGVFPVLSPMAQDILEFVQKGTDVAKIWESLDNIPPAHDLWDDIVNVDVQLRLNRQWDPIITVLGGCGVCLESRGICRSCSSGPYRTAP; from the exons ATGAGAGGCCGTGGTTGGAAGTACGGCTCCGGGTTTGTTGATGGAGTCTTCCCAGTGCTCAGTCCAATGGCACAGGATATCCTAGAATTTGTGCAGAAGGGGACCGACGTCGCCAAAATCTGGGAGTCATTGGACAACATTCCTCCTGCACACGATCTTTGGGATGACATTGTCAACGTCGACGTCCAGCTCCGCCTGAACCGACAATGGGACCCGATCATCACA GTGCTCGGCGGCTGCGGCGTGTGCCTGGAGTCCCGCGGGATCTGCCGCTCCTGCTCGTCCGGCCCCTACCGGACAGCGCCGTGA
- the LOC133887768 gene encoding uncharacterized protein LOC133887768 isoform X2 — protein sequence MMDGRRRRGGSPDLSYVDSAGIVRNRSVILGTIHGYYKEALDALPLEDMSELAPRLLDAGVCFGFADTITNIIANTLCFLPDKDGEPEPDGAKKRKRKMMTKTKASAIAREEVLSEIVAGDVPSPPEARTIAERSLEGLITFLTSYFYYLPTWDALRYLCLANADLLVAVRLIELDRCYHNKDEFHIRSYAVKTALKYAALSARQPNVDDFCTSSFSLASHLKLITQTVLPNRSCRLSTEQIYWLSGTLKKPLKLKKSGNPMVLADERVHNCHSHASGEKVPGGLTISLRVVLLDRIHAQYLKAVSRLPMQDVRVRYHRGLVNAGYCYGPFNPVSNIIVNTIWCSTAFPASEEFEVDMICTSTFVRVESRSLSGLIKLLLACIPEISEHEAMVYLLKNNLKVRKAIRMARMEGCDISSWDVSAYKAAADASFHPELEAYVEFATQSLPLVQSAVKSLLQASNSLSSSKVLQLSMLLSPSNCNPAKPLEATIELSNDALEMFTRFKENFISQQTFFRRKVEAALRNKFVAVIVSMKGPGLCIRLRTTAAVTWTLRKWLAASMISPMQGSSVVESWQSVE from the exons ATGATGGACGGCcgacggcggcgcggcggaAGCCCGGACCTTTCCTACGTAGATTCGGCGGGCATCGTCCGCAACAGATCCGTGATTCTGGGCACCATCCACGGCTACTACAAGGAGGCGCTCGATGCGCTGCCGCTGGAGGACATGTCGGAGCTTGCCCCGCGCCTCCTCGACGCTGGCGTCTGCTTCGGCTTCGCCGACACTATCACCAACATTATCGCCAACACCCTCTGCTTCCTCCCCGACAAGGATGGCGAGCCTGAGCCCGACGGCGCAAAGAAGCGCAAGCGGAAGATGATGACGAAGACCAAGGCGTCAGCGATAGCGAGGGAGGAGGTCCTCTCCGAGATCGTCGCCGGCGACGTCCCCTCCCCTCCGGAGGCACGAACCATCGCAGAGCGATCGCTGGAGGGCCTGATCACCTTCCTGACATCTTATTTCTACTACCTCCCCACCTGGGATGCGCTGCGCTACTTGTGCCTGGCCAACGCCGACCTCCTCGTCGCAGTCCGCCTCATCGAGCTCGACCGCTGCTACCACAACAAGGATGAATTCCACATCCGCTCATACGCGGTCAAGACTGCTCTCAAATACGCAGCATTGTCGGCAAGGCAGCCCAATGTCGACGACTTCTGCACCAGTTCGTTTTCGCTAGCGTCTCATCTCAAATTGATCACCCAGACTGTGCTACCAAATCGCAGCTGCCGACTCTCCACTGAACAAATCTACTGGTTGTCCGGAACGCTGAAGAAGCCGCTCAAGCTTAAGAAGTCGGGCAACCCAATGGTTCTTGCTGATGAACGGGTTCATAACTGCCACAGCCATGCAAGCGGCGAGAAGGTGCCGGGTGGGCTCACAATATCGCTCCGGGTTGTTCTTCTGGACAGAATTCATGCTCAGTATCTCAAAGCAGTTTCTCGGCTACCCATGCAAGATGTTCGGGTTCGTTACCACCGCGGCCTCGTCAACGCCGGTTACTGCTATGGTCCGTTCAATCCTGTGTCCAACATCATTGTCAACACCATCTGGTGCAGCACTGCCTTCCCTGCTTCGGAAGAATTTGAGGTGGATATGATCTGCACCTCGACCTTTGTACGTGTGGAGTCTCGGTCCCTTAGTGGCCTCATCAAGCTGTTGCTTGCATGCATTCCTGAGATATCCGAGCACGAGGCTATGGTTTATTTGCTAAAGAATAATCTTAAAGTCCGCAAAGCAATCCGGATGGCAAGAATGGAAGGTTGTGATATATCCAGCTGGGATGTTAGTGCCTACAAGGCTGCAGCGGATGCATCGTTTCATCCTGAACTTGAAGCTTATGTAGAGTTTGCCACGCAATCCCTACCTTTGGTGCAGTCTGCTGTCAAGTCACTGCTGCAAGCTTCTAACTCACTTTCCTCCAGCAAGGTTCTTCAACTTTCCATGCTACTGTCTCCTTCAAATTGCAACCCTGCTAAACCTTTGGAAGCAACTATTGAGCTGTCTAACGATGCATTGGAGATGTTCACGAGGTTCAAGGAAAATTTTATCAGTCAACAGACTTTCTTTCGCAGAAAGGTTGAAGCTGCATTGAGGAACAAG TTCGTTGCTGTTATTGTGAGTATGAAGGGACCAGGATTGTGCATCCGGTTGAGAACTACTGCGGCGGTGACGTGGACTTTGCGAAAATGGCTCGCGGCGAGCATGATATCACCAATGCAAGGATCATCAGTGGTGGAAAGTTGGCAATCAGTAGAGTAG